One part of the Arabidopsis thaliana chromosome 1 sequence genome encodes these proteins:
- the ROPGEF2 gene encoding RHO guanyl-nucleotide exchange factor 2 — MENLPNHEENDDVGYHQSPGPIDPNDHSASETPVYSTMSTDSFAYHRTCSETSGGGFSDQIDETSSFCTEASPSDWPVLTESNNSASSNFPTVFDLKHNQIETDEHLAVQEISEPELETMKERFSKLLLGEDMSGSGKGVCTAVTISNAITNLYATVFGQNLRLEPLEIEQKTTWKREMNCLLSVCDYIFEFIPKSQNLSNGATVELLRFFCQVMESRPRADIYINLPALRKLDSMLMEALDSFQKTEFWYAEEGSLSMKSTRSATGSFRKVIVQRKEEKWWLPIPLVPLQGLSEKARKQLKSKRESTNQIHKAAMAINSSILGEMDIPDSYMATLPKSGKASTGDAIYRHMTSSGRFSPEKLLDRLKIVSEHEALQLADRVEASMYTWRRKACLNNSKSSWNMVKDLMSITERSDKNYVLAERAESLLFCLKQRYPELSQTSLDICKIHCNKVIKKQTVT, encoded by the exons ATGGAGAATTTGCCAAATCACGAAGAAAACGACGATGTGGGCTATCATCAGTCACCTGGTCCCATCGATCCAAATGATCATTCAGCATCTGAAACTCCGGTTTACTCAACAATGAGCACAGATTCTTTTGCTTATCATCGAACATGTTCTGAAACCTCTGGAGGAGGCTTTTCAGACCAAATAGATGAAACCAGCAGTTTCTGCACTGAGGCTTCTCCTAGTGATTGGCCTGTCTTAACCGAATCCAACAACTCTGCGAGCTCAAATTTTCCAACTGTCTTCGACTTGAAACATAATCAGATTGAGACTGATGAGCACCTTGCGGTCCAAGAAATTTCAGAGCCAG AGCTGGAGACGATGAAGGAAAGATTCTCGAAGCTTCTGCTTGGGGAAGATATGTCAGGAAGCGGCAAAGGCGTTTGCACCGCAGTGACAATCTCAAACGCTATAACCAATCTTTATG CTACTGTTTTTGGACAGAATCTAAGATTAGAACCATTGGAGATAGAGCAGAAGACGACGtggaagagagaaatgaaTTGCCTTCTCTCTGTGTGTGACTATATTTTCGAGTTTATCCCAAAGTCACAGAATCTAAGCAATGGAGCCACTGTTGAG CTGTTGCGGTTTTTTTGTCAGGTCATGGAGAGTAGACCAAGAGCAGATATCTACATCAATCTGCCTGCACTCAGAAAACTAGATTCCATGCTTATG GAGGCATTGGATAGTTTTCAAAAGACAGAGTTTTGGTATGCAGAAGAAGGAAGCTTGTCGATGAAGTCAACGCGTTCCGCAACTGGATCATTCAGGAAAGTGATTGTGcagaggaaagaagagaaatggtGGTTACCGATTCCTCTGGTTCCATTACAAGGTTTATCAGAGAAGGCAAGGAAACAACTTAAGAGCAAGCGAGAGAGCACTAATCAAATCCATAAAGCTGCTATGGCCATCAATAGCAGCATACTCGGTGAAATGGATATTCCTGATTCTTACATGGCAACTCTTCCAAAG AGCGGAAAAGCGAGCACAGGAGATGCAATCTATCGACACATGACGAGTTCAGGGCGGTTTTCACCAGAAAAACTTCTAGATCGTCTCAAGATTGTATCAGAACATGAAGCGCTTCAGCTGGCAGATAGAGTAGAAGCTTCAATGTACACATGGAGACGCAAAGCTTGTCTTAACAATTCCAAGTCTTCATGGAATATGGTGAAAGATTTAATGTCAATTACAGAGAGAAGTGACAAGAACTATGTTTTGGCTGAGAGAGCAGAGTCTTTGCTCTTCTGTTTGAAACAACGGTACCCAGAATTGTCTCAGACATCGTTAGATATTTGCAAGATTCATTGCAACAAGgtaattaagaaacaaacagtGACCTGA
- a CDS encoding uncharacterized protein (unknown protein; FUNCTIONS IN: molecular_function unknown; INVOLVED IN: biological_process unknown; LOCATED IN: chloroplast; EXPRESSED IN: 23 plant structures; EXPRESSED DURING: 13 growth stages; Has 42 Blast hits to 42 proteins in 17 species: Archae - 0; Bacteria - 2; Metazoa - 5; Fungi - 1; Plants - 34; Viruses - 0; Other Eukaryotes - 0 (source: NCBI BLink).), which produces MEKSTSPATRVTEPPPAATSSLPAQAPPLPTSADQRSAELPSPAQPAQMTAPPSTVTTDPSSRGRKRALEANLQIESSNYYKMRLLVKDLRPHVLEVLRTPDLRNSKAVIEIQEKMKLMLQLYEEMIGESPKREKTAKSDSLSNGKATTTTTTTTSVLRSSETEKHSSDGDGDKVVGGSAFGWNFITSGGPGTEPVYSGMSKEEYRSSHPIMQVEAELELPNTF; this is translated from the exons atggagaaatcGACCTCTCCGGCGACTCGAGTCACCGAACCTCCTCCTGCTGCTACTTCATCTCTTCCAGCACAAGCTCCTCCGCTTCCTACATCTGCAGATCAGAGATCAGCTGAGTTACCTTCGCCTGCTCAGCCAGCTCAGATGACTGCGCCTCCGTCGACAGTTACCACAGATCCGTCGTCCAGGGGAAGAAAGCGAGCGCTGGAAGCGAATCTTCAGATCGAGAGCTCCAACTACTACAAGATGCGTCTCCTTGTCAAAGATCTTCGCCCTCACGTTCTCGAG GTTTTACGAACTCCAGACTTGAGGAACTCTAAGGCAGTTATCGAGATTCAAGAGA AGATGAAGCTTATGCTTCAACTGTACGAAGAGATGATTGGAGAGTCTCCCAAACGTGAGAAAACAGCTAAGAGCGACTCTTTATCCAACGGAAAGGcgactactactactactactactactagtgTACTGAGATCATCTGAAACTGAGAAGCACAGCTCTGATGGAGATGGCGACAAGGTGGTTGGAGGGTCGGCATTTGGCTGGAACTTCATAACCTCTGGAGGGCCAGGCACTGAACCTGTTTATTCTGGAATGTCAAAGGAAGAATACAGAAGCTCTCACCCAATTATGCAAGTGGAGGCAGAGCTTGAGTTGCCCAACACATTCTAA
- a CDS encoding adenylosuccinate synthetase (unknown protein; FUNCTIONS IN: molecular_function unknown; INVOLVED IN: biological_process unknown; LOCATED IN: endomembrane system; EXPRESSED IN: 23 plant structures; EXPRESSED DURING: 14 growth stages; BEST Arabidopsis thaliana protein match is: unknown protein (TAIR:AT4G00530.1); Has 20 Blast hits to 20 proteins in 7 species: Archae - 0; Bacteria - 0; Metazoa - 0; Fungi - 0; Plants - 20; Viruses - 0; Other Eukaryotes - 0 (source: NCBI BLink).), translating to MNPQIEKVVKVTSVVATAVVSYFLLTADYGPEPNALDPIRQRILSAQDSVKEFIFPSKKSDK from the exons ATGAATCCCCAAATTGAAAAGGTGGTGAAGGTAACCAGTGTGGTGGCGACTGCTGTTGTATCGTACTTCCTCTTAACCGCTGATTACGGTCCAGAGCCCAACGCTCTTGATCCT ATCAGACAGAGGATACTTTCAGCGCAAGATTCCGTGAAAGAGTTCATCTTTCCATCAAAGAAGTCCGACAAGTGA
- the ROPGEF2 gene encoding RHO guanyl-nucleotide exchange factor 2 (RHO guanyl-nucleotide exchange factor 2 (ROPGEF2); CONTAINS InterPro DOMAIN/s: Rop nucleotide exchanger, PRONE (InterPro:IPR005512); BEST Arabidopsis thaliana protein match is: RHO guanyl-nucleotide exchange factor 3 (TAIR:AT4G00460.2); Has 308 Blast hits to 304 proteins in 16 species: Archae - 0; Bacteria - 0; Metazoa - 0; Fungi - 0; Plants - 308; Viruses - 0; Other Eukaryotes - 0 (source: NCBI BLink).), which produces MENLPNHEENDDVGYHQSPGPIDPNDHSASETPVYSTMSTDSFAYHRTCSETSGGGFSDQIDETSSFCTEASPSDWPVLTESNNSASSNFPTVFDLKHNQIETDEHLAVQEISEPELETMKERFSKLLLGEDMSGSGKGVCTAVTISNAITNLYATVFGQNLRLEPLEIEQKTTWKREMNCLLSVCDYIFEFIPKSQNLSNGATVEVMESRPRADIYINLPALRKLDSMLMEALDSFQKTEFWYAEEGSLSMKSTRSATGSFRKVIVQRKEEKWWLPIPLVPLQGLSEKARKQLKSKRESTNQIHKAAMAINSSILGEMDIPDSYMATLPKSGKASTGDAIYRHMTSSGRFSPEKLLDRLKIVSEHEALQLADRVEASMYTWRRKACLNNSKSSWNMVKDLMSITERSDKNYVLAERAESLLFCLKQRYPELSQTSLDICKIHCNKDVGKAVLESYSRVLEGLAFNIVAWIDDVLYVDKTMRGEE; this is translated from the exons ATGGAGAATTTGCCAAATCACGAAGAAAACGACGATGTGGGCTATCATCAGTCACCTGGTCCCATCGATCCAAATGATCATTCAGCATCTGAAACTCCGGTTTACTCAACAATGAGCACAGATTCTTTTGCTTATCATCGAACATGTTCTGAAACCTCTGGAGGAGGCTTTTCAGACCAAATAGATGAAACCAGCAGTTTCTGCACTGAGGCTTCTCCTAGTGATTGGCCTGTCTTAACCGAATCCAACAACTCTGCGAGCTCAAATTTTCCAACTGTCTTCGACTTGAAACATAATCAGATTGAGACTGATGAGCACCTTGCGGTCCAAGAAATTTCAGAGCCAG AGCTGGAGACGATGAAGGAAAGATTCTCGAAGCTTCTGCTTGGGGAAGATATGTCAGGAAGCGGCAAAGGCGTTTGCACCGCAGTGACAATCTCAAACGCTATAACCAATCTTTATG CTACTGTTTTTGGACAGAATCTAAGATTAGAACCATTGGAGATAGAGCAGAAGACGACGtggaagagagaaatgaaTTGCCTTCTCTCTGTGTGTGACTATATTTTCGAGTTTATCCCAAAGTCACAGAATCTAAGCAATGGAGCCACTGTTGAG GTCATGGAGAGTAGACCAAGAGCAGATATCTACATCAATCTGCCTGCACTCAGAAAACTAGATTCCATGCTTATG GAGGCATTGGATAGTTTTCAAAAGACAGAGTTTTGGTATGCAGAAGAAGGAAGCTTGTCGATGAAGTCAACGCGTTCCGCAACTGGATCATTCAGGAAAGTGATTGTGcagaggaaagaagagaaatggtGGTTACCGATTCCTCTGGTTCCATTACAAGGTTTATCAGAGAAGGCAAGGAAACAACTTAAGAGCAAGCGAGAGAGCACTAATCAAATCCATAAAGCTGCTATGGCCATCAATAGCAGCATACTCGGTGAAATGGATATTCCTGATTCTTACATGGCAACTCTTCCAAAG AGCGGAAAAGCGAGCACAGGAGATGCAATCTATCGACACATGACGAGTTCAGGGCGGTTTTCACCAGAAAAACTTCTAGATCGTCTCAAGATTGTATCAGAACATGAAGCGCTTCAGCTGGCAGATAGAGTAGAAGCTTCAATGTACACATGGAGACGCAAAGCTTGTCTTAACAATTCCAAGTCTTCATGGAATATGGTGAAAGATTTAATGTCAATTACAGAGAGAAGTGACAAGAACTATGTTTTGGCTGAGAGAGCAGAGTCTTTGCTCTTCTGTTTGAAACAACGGTACCCAGAATTGTCTCAGACATCGTTAGATATTTGCAAGATTCATTGCAACAAG GATGTTGGAAAAGCTGTGTTAGAGAGTTATTCAAGAGTTCTTGAAGGTTTAGCTTTTAACATAGTTGCTTGGATTGATGATGTTCTTTATGTAGACAAAACAATGAGAGGAGAAGAATGA
- the ATAF1 gene encoding NAC (No Apical Meristem) domain transcriptional regulator superfamily protein (ATAF1; CONTAINS InterPro DOMAIN/s: No apical meristem (NAM) protein (InterPro:IPR003441); BEST Arabidopsis thaliana protein match is: NAC domain containing protein 32 (TAIR:AT1G77450.1); Has 3043 Blast hits to 3037 proteins in 75 species: Archae - 0; Bacteria - 0; Metazoa - 0; Fungi - 0; Plants - 3043; Viruses - 0; Other Eukaryotes - 0 (source: NCBI BLink).) translates to MSELLQLPPGFRFHPTDEELVMHYLCRKCASQSIAVPIIAEIDLYKYDPWELPGLALYGEKEWYFFSPRDRKYPNGSRPNRSAGSGYWKATGADKPIGLPKPVGIKKALVFYAGKAPKGEKTNWIMHEYRLADVDRSVRKKKNSLRLDDWVLCRIYNKKGATERRGPPPPVVYGDEIMEEKPKVTEMVMPPPPQQTSEFAYFDTSDSVPKLHTTDSSCSEQVVSPEFTSEVQSEPKWKDWSAVSNDNNNTLDFGFNYIDATVDNAFGGGGSSNQMFPLQDMFMYMQKPY, encoded by the exons ATGTCAGAATTATTACAGTTGCCTCCAGGTTTCCGATTTCACCCTACCGATGAAGAGCTTGTCATGCACTATCTCTGCCGCAAATGTGCCTCTCAGTCCATCGCCGTTCCGATCATCGCTGAGATCGATCTCTACAAATACGATCCATGGGAGCTTCCTG gTTTAGCCTTGTATGGTGAGAAGGAATGGTACTTCTTCTCTCCCAGGGACAGAAAATATCCCAACGGTTCGCGTCCTAACCGGTCCGCTGGTTCTGGTTACTGGAAAGCTACCGGAGCTGATAAACCGATCGGACTACCTAAACCGGTCGGAATTAAGAAAGCTCTTGTTTTCTACGCCGGCAAAGCTCCAAAGGGAGAGAAAACCAATTGGATCATGCACGAGTACCGTCTCGCCGACGTTGACCGGTCCGTtcgcaagaagaagaatagtcTCAGG CTGGATGATTGGGTTCTCTGCCGgatttacaacaaaaaaggaGCTACCGAGAGGCGGGGACCACCGCCTCCGGTTGTTTACGGCGACGAAATCATGGAGGAGAAGCCGAAGGTGACGGAGATGGTTATGCCTCCGCCGCCGCAACAGACAAGTGAGTTCGCGTATTTCGACACGTCGGATTCGGTGCCGAAGCTGCATACTACGGATTCGAGTTGCTCGGAGCAGGTGGTGTCGCCGGAGTTCACGAGCGAGGTTCAGAGCGAGCCCAAGTGGAAAGATTGGTCGGCCGTAAGTAATGACAATAACAATACCCTTGATTTTGGGTTTAATTACATTGATGCCACCGTGGATAACGCGTTTGGAGGAGGAGGGAGTAGTAATCAGATGTTTCCGCTACAGGATATGTTCATGTACATGCAGAAGCCTTACTAG
- the ROPGEF2 gene encoding RHO guanyl-nucleotide exchange factor 2, protein MENLPNHEENDDVGYHQSPGPIDPNDHSASETPVYSTMSTDSFAYHRTCSETSGGGFSDQIDETSSFCTEASPSDWPVLTESNNSASSNFPTVFDLKHNQIETDEHLAVQEISEPELETMKERFSKLLLGEDMSGSGKGVCTAVTISNAITNLYATVFGQNLRLEPLEIEQKTTWKREMNCLLSVCDYIFEFIPKSQNLSNGATVEVMESRPRADIYINLPALRKLDSMLMEALDSFQKTEFWYAEEGSLSMKSTRSATGSFRKVIVQRKEEKWWLPIPLVPLQGLSEKARKQLKSKRESTNQIHKAAMAINSSILGEMDIPDSYMATLPKVTTLKMILKFWFSIFGVIFLLTILCICRAEKRAQEMQSIDT, encoded by the exons ATGGAGAATTTGCCAAATCACGAAGAAAACGACGATGTGGGCTATCATCAGTCACCTGGTCCCATCGATCCAAATGATCATTCAGCATCTGAAACTCCGGTTTACTCAACAATGAGCACAGATTCTTTTGCTTATCATCGAACATGTTCTGAAACCTCTGGAGGAGGCTTTTCAGACCAAATAGATGAAACCAGCAGTTTCTGCACTGAGGCTTCTCCTAGTGATTGGCCTGTCTTAACCGAATCCAACAACTCTGCGAGCTCAAATTTTCCAACTGTCTTCGACTTGAAACATAATCAGATTGAGACTGATGAGCACCTTGCGGTCCAAGAAATTTCAGAGCCAG AGCTGGAGACGATGAAGGAAAGATTCTCGAAGCTTCTGCTTGGGGAAGATATGTCAGGAAGCGGCAAAGGCGTTTGCACCGCAGTGACAATCTCAAACGCTATAACCAATCTTTATG CTACTGTTTTTGGACAGAATCTAAGATTAGAACCATTGGAGATAGAGCAGAAGACGACGtggaagagagaaatgaaTTGCCTTCTCTCTGTGTGTGACTATATTTTCGAGTTTATCCCAAAGTCACAGAATCTAAGCAATGGAGCCACTGTTGAG GTCATGGAGAGTAGACCAAGAGCAGATATCTACATCAATCTGCCTGCACTCAGAAAACTAGATTCCATGCTTATG GAGGCATTGGATAGTTTTCAAAAGACAGAGTTTTGGTATGCAGAAGAAGGAAGCTTGTCGATGAAGTCAACGCGTTCCGCAACTGGATCATTCAGGAAAGTGATTGTGcagaggaaagaagagaaatggtGGTTACCGATTCCTCTGGTTCCATTACAAGGTTTATCAGAGAAGGCAAGGAAACAACTTAAGAGCAAGCGAGAGAGCACTAATCAAATCCATAAAGCTGCTATGGCCATCAATAGCAGCATACTCGGTGAAATGGATATTCCTGATTCTTACATGGCAACTCTTCCAAAGGTAACCACACTTAagatgattttgaagttttggttttctatttttggtgtCATTTTCTTGCTTACAATATTATGCATTTGCAGAGCGGAAAAGCGAGCACAGGAGATGCAATCTATCGACACATGA
- the ROPGEF2 gene encoding RHO guanyl-nucleotide exchange factor 2 → MENLPNHEENDDVGYHQSPGPIDPNDHSASETPVYSTMSTDSFAYHRTCSETSGGGFSDQIDETSSFCTEASPSDWPVLTESNNSASSNFPTVFDLKHNQIETDEHLAVQEISEPELETMKERFSKLLLGEDMSGSGKGVCTAVTISNAITNLYATVFGQNLRLEPLEIEQKTTWKREMNCLLSVCDYIFEFIPKSQNLSNGATVEVMESRPRADIYINLPALRKLDSMLMVVTTPEQEAIINKIDSVNIPHKSHSLCFLQEALDSFQKTEFWYAEEGSLSMKSTRSATGSFRKVIVQRKEEKWWLPIPLVPLQGLSEKARKQLKSKRESTNQIHKAAMAINSSILGEMDIPDSYMATLPKSGKASTGDAIYRHMTSSGRFSPEKLLDRLKIVSEHEALQLADRVEASMYTWRRKACLNNSKSSWNMVKDLMSITERSDKNYVLAERAESLLFCLKQRYPELSQTSLDICKIHCNKDVGKAVLESYSRVLEGLAFNIVAWIDDVLYVDKTMRGEE, encoded by the exons ATGGAGAATTTGCCAAATCACGAAGAAAACGACGATGTGGGCTATCATCAGTCACCTGGTCCCATCGATCCAAATGATCATTCAGCATCTGAAACTCCGGTTTACTCAACAATGAGCACAGATTCTTTTGCTTATCATCGAACATGTTCTGAAACCTCTGGAGGAGGCTTTTCAGACCAAATAGATGAAACCAGCAGTTTCTGCACTGAGGCTTCTCCTAGTGATTGGCCTGTCTTAACCGAATCCAACAACTCTGCGAGCTCAAATTTTCCAACTGTCTTCGACTTGAAACATAATCAGATTGAGACTGATGAGCACCTTGCGGTCCAAGAAATTTCAGAGCCAG AGCTGGAGACGATGAAGGAAAGATTCTCGAAGCTTCTGCTTGGGGAAGATATGTCAGGAAGCGGCAAAGGCGTTTGCACCGCAGTGACAATCTCAAACGCTATAACCAATCTTTATG CTACTGTTTTTGGACAGAATCTAAGATTAGAACCATTGGAGATAGAGCAGAAGACGACGtggaagagagaaatgaaTTGCCTTCTCTCTGTGTGTGACTATATTTTCGAGTTTATCCCAAAGTCACAGAATCTAAGCAATGGAGCCACTGTTGAG GTCATGGAGAGTAGACCAAGAGCAGATATCTACATCAATCTGCCTGCACTCAGAAAACTAGATTCCATGCTTATGGTAGTTACTACACCAGAACAAGAAGctatcatcaataagattgACTCGGTTAATATTCCTCATAAAAgtcattctctttgttttctgcaGGAGGCATTGGATAGTTTTCAAAAGACAGAGTTTTGGTATGCAGAAGAAGGAAGCTTGTCGATGAAGTCAACGCGTTCCGCAACTGGATCATTCAGGAAAGTGATTGTGcagaggaaagaagagaaatggtGGTTACCGATTCCTCTGGTTCCATTACAAGGTTTATCAGAGAAGGCAAGGAAACAACTTAAGAGCAAGCGAGAGAGCACTAATCAAATCCATAAAGCTGCTATGGCCATCAATAGCAGCATACTCGGTGAAATGGATATTCCTGATTCTTACATGGCAACTCTTCCAAAG AGCGGAAAAGCGAGCACAGGAGATGCAATCTATCGACACATGACGAGTTCAGGGCGGTTTTCACCAGAAAAACTTCTAGATCGTCTCAAGATTGTATCAGAACATGAAGCGCTTCAGCTGGCAGATAGAGTAGAAGCTTCAATGTACACATGGAGACGCAAAGCTTGTCTTAACAATTCCAAGTCTTCATGGAATATGGTGAAAGATTTAATGTCAATTACAGAGAGAAGTGACAAGAACTATGTTTTGGCTGAGAGAGCAGAGTCTTTGCTCTTCTGTTTGAAACAACGGTACCCAGAATTGTCTCAGACATCGTTAGATATTTGCAAGATTCATTGCAACAAG GATGTTGGAAAAGCTGTGTTAGAGAGTTATTCAAGAGTTCTTGAAGGTTTAGCTTTTAACATAGTTGCTTGGATTGATGATGTTCTTTATGTAGACAAAACAATGAGAGGAGAAGAATGA
- a CDS encoding acyl-CoA thioesterase II (Acyl-CoA thioesterase family protein; FUNCTIONS IN: cyclic nucleotide binding, acyl-CoA thioesterase activity; INVOLVED IN: acyl-CoA metabolic process; LOCATED IN: peroxisome; EXPRESSED IN: 22 plant structures; EXPRESSED DURING: 14 growth stages; CONTAINS InterPro DOMAIN/s: Cyclic nucleotide-binding (InterPro:IPR000595), Cyclic nucleotide-binding-like (InterPro:IPR018490), Acyl-CoA thioesterase (InterPro:IPR003703), RmlC-like jelly roll fold (InterPro:IPR014710); BEST Arabidopsis thaliana protein match is: Acyl-CoA thioesterase family protein (TAIR:AT4G00520.2); Has 3628 Blast hits to 3595 proteins in 999 species: Archae - 0; Bacteria - 1940; Metazoa - 444; Fungi - 348; Plants - 71; Viruses - 0; Other Eukaryotes - 825 (source: NCBI BLink).), which produces MNTESVVEFLGNVPLLQKLPSSSLKKIAQVVVPKRYGKGDYVVREDQTWDGCYFILQGEAQVSGPDEEDNRSEFLLKQYDYFGVGLSGNVHSADIVAMSQLTCLVLPRDHCHLLETNSIWQSDTSLDKCSLVERILQLDPLELNIFRGITLPDAPIFGKVFGGQFVGQALAAASKTVDFLKVVHSLHSYFLLVGDIDIPIIYQVHRIRDGNNFATRRVDAVQKGNIIFILLASFQKEQQGFEHQESTMPSVPDPDTLLSLEELRESRITDPHLPRSYRNKVATRNFVPWPIEIRFCEPSNSTNQTKSPPRLNYWFRAKGRLSDDQALHRCVVAFASDLIFCGVGLNPHRRKGVKSAALSLDHAMWFHRPLRADEWLLYVIVSPTAHETRGFVTGQMFNRKGELVVSLTQEALLREARPPKPSGTSKL; this is translated from the exons ATGAACACCGAGTCAG TTGTCGAGTTCCTTGGAAACGTCCCTTTACTCCAGAAATTACCGAGCTCTTCTCTGAAGAAAATTGCTCAAGTTGTTGTGCCGAAACGTTACG GGAAAGGGGATTATGTGGTTCGTGAAGATCAAACTTGGGATggatgttattttattttgcaagGAGAG GCTCAGGTTTCCGGACCAGACGAAGAAGATAACCGTTCCGAATTCCTCTTGAAACAGTATGATTACTTCGGCGTTG GTTTATCTGGGAACGTTCATTCAGCAGACATTGTTGCTATGTCCCAG CTTACGTGTTTGGTGTTGCCGCGTGATCACTGTCATTTGCTTGAGACTAATTCCATCTGGCAATCGGATACGTCACTTGACAAATGCTCTTTAGTGGAACGCATTTTGCAACTCGACCCTTTAGAA TTGAATATCTTCAGGGGGATCACACTACCTGATGCTCCTATATTTGGAAAGGTTTTTGGAGGACAATTTGTCGGACAG GCTCTTGCTGCGGCGTCAAAAACTGTTGATTTTCTCAAGGTCGTCCACAGTTTACACTCCTATTTTCTTCTCGTTGGAGATATTGACA TCCCCATTATTTATCAAGTTCACCGCATACGTGATGGGAACAACTTTGCCACCCGAAGAGTTGATGCAGTACAGAAAGGAAATATCATATTCATCTTGCTGGCATCATTTCAG AAAGAACAACAAGGATTTGAGCACCAGGAGTCAACCATGCCCTCTGTACCAGATCCTGATACG CTTCTATCACTGGAGGAGTTGCGTGAAAGCCGTATAACTGATCCTCATTTACCGAG gAGTTATCGGAACAAAGTTGCAACTAGAAACTTTGTTCCATGGCCTATAGAGATTCGATTTTGTGAGCCCAGCAATTCAACAAATCAGACAAAGTCTCCTCCGAG ATTGAACTATTGGTTTAGAGCAAAGGGAAGGCTTTCTGATGATCAAGCTTTGCACCG ATGTGTCGTTGCATTTGCCTcggatttaatattttgtggtGTTGGTTTGAACCCTCACCGGAGAAAAGGGGTGAAATCCGCCGCACTTAGCCTGGACCATGC GATGTGGTTTCACCGACCTCTAAGAGCCGACGAGTGGTTGCTCTATGTG ATTGTGAGTCCAACTGCGCATGAGACCCGTGGTTTTGTGACTGGTCAAATGTTCAACAGGAAAGGAGAG CTGGTTGTATCATTAACGCAAGAGGCCCTATTAAGAGAGGCTAGACCTCCAAAACCCTCCGGCACGTCGAAGCTCTGA